A portion of the Rhodococcus pseudokoreensis genome contains these proteins:
- a CDS encoding YihY/virulence factor BrkB family protein gives MKFARRLDALQQRYPAMGFPIAVAYKFLDDQGVYLAALIAYYGFISLFPLLLLLSTVLGFVLSGHPELQQDIIDSAVSQFPVIGADLADPHRIGGGVTGLVIGLVGALYGGLGVALACQNAMNTAWSVPRNMRPDPLRGRLRGLLLLGTIGLAILGTAAVAGIGAATHLSGSFTVLLTLAAIAINSVIFVLAFRLATARPLSVADVAPGAVAAAVLWQVLQSFGAYYVSKVVSTASVTNGVFAVVLGLLAFLFLAAAAVVVCVEINVVRVDRLHPRALLVPFTDKAELVEGDKRTFTDQAKAQRAVPRQGIHVTFDELSGTMNESAPTDESAPTSKEEP, from the coding sequence ATGAAATTCGCCCGAAGACTCGACGCTCTCCAGCAGCGATATCCGGCGATGGGTTTCCCGATCGCCGTCGCGTACAAGTTCCTCGACGATCAGGGCGTGTACCTCGCGGCGTTGATCGCCTACTACGGGTTCATCTCGCTGTTTCCCCTCCTGCTGCTGCTGTCCACGGTGCTCGGGTTCGTGTTGTCCGGGCATCCCGAACTGCAGCAGGACATCATCGACTCGGCGGTCAGTCAGTTCCCCGTCATCGGAGCCGACCTGGCCGACCCGCACCGGATCGGCGGCGGAGTGACCGGCCTGGTGATCGGACTGGTCGGAGCCCTCTACGGCGGCCTCGGCGTGGCGCTGGCCTGCCAGAACGCCATGAACACGGCGTGGTCGGTTCCCCGCAACATGCGTCCTGACCCGCTCCGCGGCCGGCTGCGGGGTCTGCTGCTGCTCGGCACGATCGGGCTCGCAATTCTGGGGACGGCCGCGGTCGCCGGGATCGGTGCCGCGACGCACCTGTCCGGTTCGTTCACGGTGCTGCTGACGCTCGCCGCGATCGCGATCAACTCGGTGATCTTCGTCCTCGCGTTCCGGCTCGCCACGGCCCGGCCGCTGTCCGTCGCCGACGTGGCCCCCGGCGCCGTCGCGGCGGCCGTGCTGTGGCAGGTGCTGCAGTCGTTCGGTGCGTACTACGTCAGCAAGGTGGTGAGCACCGCGTCCGTGACGAACGGGGTGTTCGCCGTCGTGCTGGGGCTGCTGGCCTTCCTCTTCCTCGCCGCCGCGGCCGTCGTCGTGTGCGTGGAGATCAACGTCGTCCGCGTCGACAGGCTGCATCCGCGGGCGCTGCTCGTGCCGTTCACCGACAAGGCGGAACTCGTGGAGGGCGACAAGCGGACGTTCACCGACCAGGCGAAGGCGCAACGCGCGGTCCCGCGCCAGGGAATTCACGTCACCTTCGACGAACTTTCTGGGACGATGAACGAGTCTGCACCGACGGACGAGTCTGCACCGACGTCGAAGGAGGAGCCGTGA
- a CDS encoding PH domain-containing protein, giving the protein MTDPIFDKSEQLKQVQQGILPGETIIAVYDCIGAGTGFLAITNLRVVIQDKSFVGKRTAITSIPYKNIRSVSFLSNKSWAGQFFSSSSIAVDVAQTTYEADFRGMDKAHHVHTVILQHIT; this is encoded by the coding sequence GTGACCGACCCGATCTTCGACAAGTCGGAACAGCTGAAGCAGGTCCAGCAGGGGATTCTGCCCGGCGAGACGATCATCGCCGTGTACGACTGCATCGGCGCGGGCACCGGCTTCCTCGCGATCACGAACCTGCGCGTCGTGATCCAGGACAAGAGCTTCGTCGGCAAGCGCACCGCGATCACGTCGATCCCCTACAAGAACATCCGGTCCGTGTCGTTCCTCAGCAACAAGTCGTGGGCAGGCCAGTTCTTCTCGTCCAGCAGCATCGCCGTCGACGTCGCCCAGACCACGTACGAGGCCGATTTCCGCGGCATGGACAAGGCCCACCACGTCCACACGGTGATCCTGCAGCACATCACGTGA
- a CDS encoding TetR/AcrR family transcriptional regulator, with protein MCAAKVAATSTGTGRQVILDSAVANMNERGYHGTSMRDIARGADITVASIYHHFASKQEILQDIMVRALHDAIAMTRGALLRSGGVPADQLQALMRAWVMFHTTRQRDAMVGATEIRSLDDPGRRLVVALRDEQEHLFRDVIERGVEEGDFATEYPRDAVRGIINMGQSVCTWWHADGPLKPEELAERYADLALAMVKPAV; from the coding sequence ATGTGCGCTGCAAAGGTGGCCGCTACGAGCACGGGTACCGGGCGGCAGGTGATCCTCGACTCCGCTGTCGCCAACATGAACGAACGCGGCTATCACGGCACGTCCATGCGCGACATCGCGCGCGGCGCCGACATCACCGTCGCGTCGATCTACCACCACTTCGCGTCGAAGCAGGAGATCCTGCAGGACATCATGGTGCGCGCACTGCACGACGCCATCGCGATGACCCGGGGCGCGCTGCTGCGTTCGGGCGGTGTTCCCGCCGACCAGTTGCAGGCGCTGATGCGGGCGTGGGTCATGTTCCACACCACCCGGCAGCGGGACGCGATGGTCGGTGCCACCGAGATCCGCAGCCTCGACGACCCGGGCCGCCGACTCGTCGTCGCCCTCCGCGACGAACAGGAGCACCTCTTCCGCGACGTCATCGAGCGTGGTGTCGAGGAGGGCGACTTCGCGACCGAATACCCGCGGGACGCGGTTCGCGGCATCATCAACATGGGGCAGTCGGTGTGCACGTGGTGGCACGCCGACGGTCCTCTGAAACCCGAAGAACTCGCCGAGCGCTACGCCGACCTCGCCCTCGCGATGGTGAAACCGGCCGTCTGA